Proteins found in one Mytilus edulis chromosome 2, xbMytEdul2.2, whole genome shotgun sequence genomic segment:
- the LOC139512710 gene encoding glutathione peroxidase-like — protein sequence MNALQSNNKDFQMIGVPCNQFHYQEPGANSTEIMNGITHVRPGFGFVPNFPLTEKIEVNGQNQDPLFTYLKKYCEPTSYKMFGMNWSPIDSRDVRWNFEKFLIGRDGKPVKRYYILVDPTEPRVQDDITAELKKSRHDGPVDIPVVG from the exons ATGAATGCACTACAATCAAACAACAAGGACTTTCAGATGATTGGAGTTCCTTGTAACCAGTTTCACTAT CAAGAACCTGGCGCAAACTCAACAGAAATCATGAATGGAATTACTCATGTCCGTCCCGGATTTGGGTTTGTTCCCAATTTTCCATTAACAGAAAAGATAGAGGTCAATGGGCAAAATCAAGACCCTCTTTTCACGTACTTAAAG aaatattGTGAGCCAACTTCCTATAAAATGTTTGGCATGAATTGGAGCCCAATAGACTCTAGAGACGTAAGATGGAATTTTGAGAAATTTTTGATTGGGCGAGACGGCAAGCCTGTAAAAAGATATTATATTTTGGTAGATCCAACAGAACCTCGAGTTCAAGATGATATTACagcagaattaaaaaaaagtcgaCACGACGGACCGGTAGATATACCGGTAGTCGgataa
- the LOC139510975 gene encoding uncharacterized protein, producing MASDSSDYQLEDELVQELFSKQFIGDMSRKIVGIHDVVQKFIETNTMSDDEKKSLLEKKVADIKFSKLIKVVTRHCENNNIQVLKSFICALEETKNSELAKQLTLVYDERVNSLSILNRLSKEKSLVGNLKNEIKRLQLTLEEREYELQKLKQDKKRLAENLKTTESDQKQAMRLLRKELQGKISKKDEYISAVGKELEDLSQKKDDLEKEVDTKSLVIEKRESELQRKEKELQMTIKESNHMSGEIQRMKENFVVAIGEEKEQLTKEIEKLEDRIAEKESTILNLRRNQTLTRGEIEEELKNIMGGQERKIDEQIATIQNQNENIRQQNEKIDVLTNAVMKLVNHIEKKQ from the exons ATGGCCTCGG ATAGTTCTGATTACCAATTGGAGGACGAACTGGTACAAGAATTGTTTTCTAAACAGTTTATCGGTGATATGTCAAGAAAAATTGTTGGTATTCACGATGTTGTTCAGAAGTTTATCGAAACAAATACTATGTCTGATGATGAGAAGAAATCTCTTCTAGAAAAGAAGGTTGCTGACATCAAATTTAGTAAGCTGATAAAGGTTGTGACTAGACACTGCGAAAACAACAATATTCAGGTTTTAAAGAGTTTCATTTGCGCACTTGAGGAAACCAAGAACAGTGAACTAGCAAAACAGCTGACTTTGGTGTATGATGAACGG GTGAATTCCCTTTCAATTCTGAATCGATTATCAAAGGAAAAATCGTTGGTGGGAAaccttaaaaatgaaataaagcgTCTCCAACTCACATTAGAGGAGAGAGAATATGAGTTACAAAAACTGAAACAGGACAAAAAAAGACTAGCTGAGAACCTGAAGACCACTGAAAGCGATCAAAAACAAGCTATGCGGCTTCTAAGAAAAgagttgcaaggcaaaatttctaaAAAAGATGAATATATTTCAGCAGTTGGAAAGGAGTTGGAAGATCTTTCTCAGAAGAAGGACGATCTTGAAAAAGAAGTTGATACCAAGTCACTTGTCATTGAAAAGAGAGAAAGTGAATTACAAAGGAAAGAGAAGGAACTACAAATGACCATTAAAGAAAGCAATCACATGAGTGGCGAGATTCAAAGAATGAAAGAAAATTTTGTTGTCGCTATTGGCGAAGAAAAGGAACAACTTACAAAAGAGATAGAGAAGCTCGAAGATAGAATTGCAGAGAAAGAAAGTACAATTCTCAATCTTCGAAGAAATCAGACTCTAACAAGAGGAGAAATTGAAgaagaattgaaaaatataatggGTGGTCAGGAAAGGAAAATCGATGAACAGATTGCAACTATTCAGaaccaaaatgaaaatatacgCCAACAAAATGAAAAGATTGACGTTTTAACCAATGCTGTTATGAAACTAGTTAATCATATTGAGAAAAAACAGTGA